A part of Terriglobus roseus genomic DNA contains:
- a CDS encoding sugar phosphate isomerase/epimerase family protein, which yields MTSLDRRNFLRLGAASLAAATIPALAQSTSTDLPKLGVVAKVVGKGTVEETIKHVNELGFTTCQIYLDALNLGQVKPLQAALKKYGVTVSAISEHNPGPRVFDFDRGPSTIGLVPSEYRRERIAALKLAADFANACDVDAIHSHLGFIPEEPTSPAYEAAVAAIREVAEYCKPKGVMLLAETGEETPITLLRTIQDVGTGNFFVNLDTANLILYGKGNPVDAMDVFGKYVRGTHMKDGLFPTNPHKLGEEVAIGKGRVDFPELFRRLHAVNYRRTITIEREISGPQQTADILASKVYLQRLIETNYGKG from the coding sequence ATGACATCGTTGGATCGCCGCAATTTTCTTAGACTTGGCGCCGCTAGTCTTGCTGCCGCCACCATACCGGCACTTGCTCAATCAACCAGCACAGACCTGCCGAAACTTGGTGTTGTTGCGAAAGTAGTAGGCAAAGGTACTGTCGAAGAGACCATCAAGCACGTGAACGAATTGGGGTTCACTACCTGCCAGATTTACCTTGACGCTCTTAACCTTGGCCAGGTGAAACCATTGCAGGCCGCGCTAAAAAAGTATGGCGTCACGGTGTCTGCGATAAGTGAGCATAATCCCGGGCCACGCGTGTTTGACTTTGACCGAGGCCCCTCCACTATCGGTCTCGTCCCATCGGAATATCGTAGGGAACGTATCGCCGCCCTCAAGCTCGCAGCAGATTTCGCGAATGCCTGCGACGTGGATGCAATCCATTCACACCTTGGCTTTATCCCGGAAGAGCCAACAAGTCCAGCGTATGAAGCCGCTGTCGCTGCAATTCGAGAGGTCGCAGAGTACTGCAAGCCAAAGGGCGTAATGCTGCTCGCCGAGACGGGTGAAGAAACTCCAATTACTCTTCTGCGCACGATTCAGGACGTGGGGACGGGAAACTTCTTCGTCAATCTGGATACAGCCAATCTGATCCTATATGGCAAAGGCAACCCGGTAGATGCGATGGATGTGTTCGGGAAATATGTCCGTGGAACGCATATGAAAGATGGCCTCTTCCCTACTAACCCACACAAGCTGGGTGAAGAAGTAGCAATCGGAAAAGGCAGAGTCGACTTTCCGGAACTGTTCCGACGACTTCACGCAGTAAATTACAGGCGCACGATCACCATTGAGCGCGAGATTTCAGGCCCACAGCAGACGGCTGACATTCTGGCTTCGAAGGTGTACTTACAGCGTCTTATCGAAACAAACTACGGTAAGGGATAA